A stretch of Aythya fuligula isolate bAytFul2 chromosome 1, bAytFul2.pri, whole genome shotgun sequence DNA encodes these proteins:
- the LOC116489297 gene encoding putative DBH-like monooxygenase protein 2, whose translation MGPSQQNSCSGYQQNTEIAAVLWIMSVPFSRIKGMFFLLFLTWFCSGQPAPPLLRFSVYLDPLNMVYLRWDHDEQEMMTFELQVHTTGWVAFGFSPHGELPGSDIVIGGVFPNGSIYFSDFHVVDDAALEEDDSQDYQLLSVTENETSTTMLFKRHLRTCDSNDLDITMDTARLITAFGTDDTVQLFKGQKFSKSLFLMRYRSPSNSTDPKIFFTYDLRLDNFAVPIEETKYACTFLPLPRVKQKHHIYKFEPVITPHNITLVHHILVYACGNASVLPSGIDDCYGANPDFALCSQVVVGWAVGGESYQFPDDAAYSIGTPWDPQYVRLEIHYSNFDLVSGLIDSSGVRIYYTPEVRKYDVGILQTGIFTFPVHFIPPGAESYRSYGLCNSSQFDEMNGTPVPDLHVFAYLLHTHLAGRGVKVAQYRNEKQLGIICEDNKYDFTLQEIRDMKEILVIKPGDEILVECNFQTLDRSGITFAGPSTMNEMCLSFLFYYPRNNISSCMGYPDILYVAHVLKQEASDAVEGMMAMDFVDWNNETVKTAEKAAKEADQIVVIKTINVKLTDDIQTGQALQLQVK comes from the exons ATGGGCCCCTCACAGCAGAATAGCTGCTCAGGGTATCAACAGAACACAGAAATTGCAGCAGTCCTGTGGATAATGTCTGTTCCCTTCTCAAGAATAAAGGGCATGTTCTTCCTCTTGTTCCTCACATGGTTTTGTTCTGGTCAGCCTGCACCTCCACTCTTACGTTTCTCTGTCTACCTGGATCCTTTAAACATGGTATACCTTCGTTGGGACCATGATGAACAGGAGATGATGACTTTTGAGCTGCAGGTTCACACAACTGGCTGGGTGGCGTTTGGATTCAGCCCTCATGGAGAGTTGCCTGGATCTGACATTGTGATTGGAGGTGTCTTCCCTAATGGCAGCATCTACTTCTCT GATTTTCATGTGGTAGATGATGCAGCCCTTGAGGAAGATGATAGCCAGGACTACCAACTGCTGTCAGTGACAGAGAACGAAACCTCTACCACCATGCTGTTCAAGCGCCACCTCCGGACGTGTGACTCAAATGACTTGGATATCACA ATGGACACAGCACGTCTCATTACTGCATTTGGCACCGATGACACAGTACAACTCTTTAAGGGCCAAAAATTTTCTAAATCTCTTTTCTTGATGAGATACAGAAGTCCATCCAACTCAACTGACCCTAAAATATTCTTCACCTATGACCTGAGGCTGGACAAC TTTGCTGTTCCCATTGAAGAAACCAAATATGCCTGTACTTTTCTTCCACTGCCCAGGGTTAAGCAGAAACACCATATCTACAAG TTTGAACCTGTTATAACTCCCCACAACATAACTTTAGTTCATCATATTCTGGTTTACGCCTGTGGCAATGCCAGCGTTTTACCAAGTGGCATAGATGACTGCTATGGAGCCAATCCAGATTTTGCCCTGTGCTCTCAGGTGGTTGTGGGCTGGGCTGTTGGAGGAGAG TCTTATCAATTTCCAGATGATGCTGCATATTCCATCGGAACACCTTGGGACCCTCAGTATGTCCGACTGGAAATCCATTACAGCAATTTTGACTTGGTATCAG gtttgATCGACAGCTCAGGGGTACGAATCTACTATACACCAGAGGTACGAAAGTATGATGTGGGGATACTGCAAACAGGCATCTTCACCTTCCCTGTGCATTTCATTCCTCCTGGAGCAGAATCCTACAGATCTTATGGCCTTTGCAATTCAAGCCAGTTTGATGAA ATGAATGGGACACCAGTTCCAGATCTGCACGTCTTTGCCTACTTGCTTCACACTCATCTGGCTGGCAGAGGAGTGAAGGTTGCCCAATACAG GAATGAAAAACAGCTGGGGATCATCTGTGAGGACAACAAGTATGACTTCACCTTGCAGGAGATTCGGGACATGAAGGAAATCCTTGTAATCAAACCA GGGGATGAAATCCTGGTCGAATGTAACTTTCAGACACTGGATCGGTCAGGGATTACTTTT GCTGGGCCAAGCACCATGAATGAGATGTGTCTCTCATTCCTCTTCTACTACCCTCGTAACAACATCTCCAGCTGTATGGGCTACCCTGACATTTTGTATGTTGCGCATGTACTCAAGCAGGAGGCCTCAGA TGCAGTGGAAGGAATGATGGCCATGGACTTTGTTGACTGGAACAACGAAACTGtcaaaactgcagagaaagcagcCAAGGAGGCAGATCAAATAGTTGTGATTAAAACCATTAAT GTCAAGTTAACAGATGACATTCAAACAGGACAAGCTCTTCAGCTGCAAGTAAAATAG